In one window of Leptospira sp. WS92.C1 DNA:
- the gap gene encoding type I glyceraldehyde-3-phosphate dehydrogenase, whose amino-acid sequence MTRIAINGFGRIGRLVFRAGIKDPNLEFVAINDLVTPDNLAYLLKYDSTHGRFQGTVEHTEKELIVDGKKVLCVSERDPEKLPWKDLKVDYVIESTGLFTDRVGAEKHLKAGAKKVVISAPAKDKDIPTFVMGVNNEKYNAATDHIVSNASCTTNCLAPITKVVLDNFGIEEGLMTTIHAATATQPTVDGPSKKDFRGGRGAMQNIIPAATGAAKAVGLCIPEVNGKLTGMSFRVPTPDVSVVDLTVRTTKETSLKEISAKMKAASEGPMKGILGYTEDMVVSNDFVSSTLSSIFDMDACIELNSRFFKLVSWYDNEMGYSNRVLDLIRYMAKKG is encoded by the coding sequence ATGACCAGAATAGCCATCAACGGATTTGGAAGAATCGGAAGACTTGTTTTCCGTGCAGGAATCAAAGACCCCAATCTGGAATTTGTCGCAATCAATGATTTAGTAACTCCTGACAACCTGGCCTACTTACTCAAATACGATTCCACCCACGGAAGATTTCAAGGAACCGTAGAACATACCGAAAAAGAACTGATCGTAGACGGAAAAAAAGTCCTCTGCGTTTCCGAAAGAGATCCTGAAAAACTTCCCTGGAAAGATCTAAAAGTGGACTACGTAATCGAATCCACCGGTCTTTTCACCGATCGAGTGGGAGCCGAAAAACACCTCAAAGCCGGAGCCAAAAAAGTCGTAATCTCTGCTCCCGCAAAAGACAAAGACATCCCTACTTTTGTGATGGGTGTCAACAACGAGAAATACAATGCAGCGACCGATCACATCGTGTCTAACGCGTCTTGTACGACCAATTGCCTTGCTCCGATCACCAAGGTCGTTTTGGACAACTTTGGAATCGAAGAAGGTCTGATGACCACGATTCACGCCGCGACCGCAACGCAACCGACCGTAGACGGACCTTCCAAAAAAGACTTCCGCGGCGGAAGAGGAGCGATGCAAAATATCATTCCCGCAGCAACCGGAGCCGCAAAAGCGGTAGGACTTTGTATTCCCGAAGTAAACGGAAAGCTCACGGGGATGTCGTTCCGAGTTCCGACTCCGGACGTTTCCGTCGTGGATTTAACCGTAAGAACCACAAAAGAAACTTCTCTCAAAGAAATTTCCGCAAAGATGAAAGCAGCATCCGAAGGTCCGATGAAAGGAATCCTCGGTTACACCGAAGACATGGTAGTATCCAACGACTTTGTCAGTTCCACACTTTCCTCCATCTTTGATATGGACGCTTGTATCGAATTGAATTCCAGATTTTTCAAATTGGTTTCCTGGTATGACAATGAGATGGGTTACTCGAATCGAGTTCTCGATCTCATTCGTTATATGGCGAAGAAAGGTTAA
- the lepB gene encoding signal peptidase I yields MSRSSSNQEKEKREKIKSILKQAGIGLVIGTCIAFIIRFFLFFPFTLETKEMLPTFSPGTRVYFSRFVDRSNLYLGDLVLVKHPTQKGKVVFSRISGKPGDTVQMKNKTLFRNNNPEENSGSGAGFILQFEDKRGPFPASFSGRDNGEPIILKDRDYFLLCDNRDSCSDSRDFGPVPIENILGKLFW; encoded by the coding sequence ATGAGTCGAAGTTCTTCCAATCAGGAAAAAGAAAAAAGAGAAAAGATAAAATCCATTCTCAAACAAGCGGGGATAGGACTCGTCATCGGTACTTGTATCGCTTTTATCATTCGATTCTTTTTATTCTTTCCGTTTACTCTGGAAACCAAGGAAATGCTTCCTACATTTTCTCCGGGAACTCGAGTTTACTTTTCCCGTTTTGTGGATCGTTCCAATCTCTATCTCGGGGATCTTGTTCTCGTCAAACATCCGACTCAAAAAGGAAAGGTCGTTTTTTCCAGAATCTCCGGCAAACCAGGCGACACGGTTCAGATGAAGAATAAGACTCTGTTTCGGAACAACAATCCGGAGGAGAACAGCGGATCCGGAGCCGGCTTTATTCTTCAGTTCGAAGACAAACGCGGACCGTTCCCCGCAAGCTTTTCGGGAAGGGACAACGGAGAACCGATCATTCTCAAAGATCGGGATTATTTTCTTCTTTGCGACAATCGAGATTCTTGTTCCGATTCCAGAGACTTCGGGCCGGTTCCCATCGAGAACATTCTCGGCAAACTTTTTTGGTGA
- a CDS encoding gamma carbonic anhydrase family protein: MKSNYQILEYMGKKPQIHESVFLAPGSQVVGDVVIGKNSSIWFQTLVRGDVNLIRIGENVNIQDLTVVHVARDVYPVHIGNNVSIGHRATLHGCTLKDHSFVGMCATVMDDVEVGEFAFIGAGALVTPGKKIPPGVLVMGSPGKIIRDITDKEREIITRTTGNYIKYKENYLQDPFYTRG; encoded by the coding sequence ATGAAATCAAATTATCAGATCCTGGAATACATGGGAAAAAAACCTCAGATTCATGAGTCCGTATTCTTAGCGCCCGGTTCCCAAGTGGTCGGAGACGTAGTGATCGGAAAGAATTCTTCTATCTGGTTTCAGACCTTGGTCCGAGGAGACGTGAATTTGATTCGGATCGGGGAGAATGTAAACATCCAAGATCTCACCGTCGTTCACGTCGCGAGAGACGTATATCCCGTACATATCGGAAACAATGTCTCCATCGGACATCGAGCCACTCTTCACGGTTGTACGTTAAAGGATCATTCTTTTGTAGGCATGTGCGCAACTGTGATGGACGACGTGGAAGTGGGAGAATTTGCTTTTATAGGAGCGGGGGCCTTGGTAACACCGGGGAAAAAAATTCCACCGGGAGTTTTGGTTATGGGATCACCCGGAAAGATCATTCGAGATATCACCGATAAAGAACGCGAAATCATCACAAGAACGACCGGGAATTATATCAAATACAAAGAGAATTATCTCCAAGATCCGTTTTATACGCGAGGTTAA
- the cysK gene encoding cysteine synthase A: MKAKSILETIGNTPHVKINRLFNTKSEIYAKLERSNPGGSIKDRIALSMIEDAEKSGKLTKDSIIVEPTSGNTGIGLALVAAVKGYKLLLVMPESMSIERRRIMAAYGAEFELTPREKGMPGAIEKAKQIVAENPKAWMPQQFENEANIKVHVETTAQEIVNDFPDGLDFIITGVGTGGHITGVAQVLKKKFPKLKVFAVEPEASPVISGGKPGPHPIQGIGAGFIPKNLHMDLLDGVIQVSKDEAFQYAQRAAKEEGLFIGVSSGAALAAVAKKLPEIPEGSKILTFSYDTGERYLSIEGLFPAPANA; the protein is encoded by the coding sequence ATGAAAGCTAAGAGTATATTAGAAACGATCGGAAACACTCCCCACGTTAAAATCAATCGCCTGTTTAATACGAAGAGCGAAATCTATGCAAAATTAGAAAGATCCAATCCGGGCGGGTCCATCAAGGACCGCATCGCTCTTTCTATGATCGAAGATGCGGAAAAATCCGGTAAATTGACCAAAGATAGTATCATCGTAGAGCCAACTTCTGGAAATACCGGAATCGGTTTAGCACTGGTTGCGGCTGTAAAAGGATACAAACTGCTTTTGGTAATGCCTGAATCTATGAGTATTGAAAGAAGAAGAATCATGGCGGCTTACGGAGCGGAATTCGAACTCACTCCGAGAGAAAAGGGAATGCCTGGCGCGATCGAAAAAGCAAAACAGATCGTTGCGGAGAATCCAAAAGCATGGATGCCTCAACAGTTTGAAAACGAAGCAAACATTAAGGTTCACGTTGAAACTACAGCACAAGAAATCGTGAATGATTTTCCGGACGGTCTGGATTTTATCATTACTGGAGTTGGAACCGGAGGACATATCACCGGTGTCGCGCAGGTTCTGAAGAAAAAATTCCCGAAATTGAAAGTATTCGCAGTAGAACCGGAAGCGTCTCCGGTAATCTCCGGTGGAAAACCTGGACCACACCCAATTCAAGGAATCGGTGCCGGTTTTATTCCTAAAAACCTTCACATGGATCTTTTAGACGGAGTCATCCAAGTCTCCAAGGATGAGGCTTTTCAATACGCTCAAAGAGCGGCCAAAGAAGAAGGTTTATTTATCGGGGTTTCTTCGGGGGCGGCACTTGCAGCTGTGGCAAAAAAACTTCCTGAAATTCCGGAAGGTTCCAAAATACTTACCTTTTCGTATGATACCGGTGAAAGGTATCTTTCGATTGAAGGGTTATTTCCAGCTCCTGCAAACGCGTAA
- a CDS encoding DUF1564 domain-containing protein: MGTMLLNVDEEIFSRLRVDRMDTVTLLIPEKTWLRLGEKNVRALPKKIPQMLRTYGKYLTATKRLGKKAGKTLYQTSQGKSKMKRINVRLSTGSWTLLGTFAQSHGVSRCFLFNYLLWLEEIGVGESIFETMNAGVPAFHQCYSYILHLDLINNRVTRKLHCEPDGLFYTLDYRDWFPD, translated from the coding sequence ATGGGAACAATGCTGCTCAATGTCGATGAAGAAATTTTCTCGCGTTTGCGGGTGGATCGGATGGATACGGTGACCTTATTGATTCCGGAGAAAACTTGGCTCCGTCTTGGAGAAAAGAATGTCCGCGCTCTTCCTAAAAAAATTCCCCAAATGTTGAGGACCTACGGAAAATATCTAACCGCCACAAAGCGTCTTGGAAAAAAAGCCGGCAAAACGTTGTATCAAACAAGCCAAGGAAAGTCCAAGATGAAGCGGATCAATGTTCGGCTGAGCACGGGAAGCTGGACTCTTTTGGGAACGTTTGCGCAGTCTCACGGCGTGTCTCGTTGTTTTCTTTTCAATTATCTTCTTTGGTTGGAAGAAATTGGGGTTGGAGAATCTATCTTTGAAACTATGAACGCGGGAGTTCCCGCATTTCACCAATGTTACAGTTATATTCTCCATCTAGACCTAATCAACAACCGTGTAACAAGGAAGCTTCATTGCGAACCAGACGGCCTATTCTATACATTAGATTATCGAGATTGGTTTCCTGACTAA
- the topA gene encoding type I DNA topoisomerase, producing the protein MSVLLIVESPSKAKTIAGYLGKNYKILATLGHIADLPKSTLGVDLQNQFEPEYVVLPGKKKVLSEIIKAAKESEKVFLATDPDREGEFISAYIRDRLRKKTNVFRIRFTEITQHSILNALGNPEKIRESLVQAQKARRIGDRLIGYFISPVLWKEIGPGLSAGRVQSVALKWICDREEEIRKFVSEIYYDIIIYILDREGVEGIFHRTGDRIPSKEKADTILAQIQKEKNLKIFDKKESSGKNFPPAPFQTASLQQEAFRRFQFSSKKTMSIAQKLYEGLDLGNGKREGLITYMRTDSTRLNSDFVSQAFSWISTNLGENFRTGSSGKQKKPSRKIQDAHEAIRITNVFLEPTEVKKILNKEEGQLYELIWKRTIASLLPPEEFLKTEYSIFSFGETFQLETKKTLFSGFKILNEIESKLIPVWEKGESVLLQNAESITKQTEPPPRFADGSLVAKLEKEGIGRPSTYATVSDTLIKRKYIVQDKKFFSPLPLGEKVNFFLQSGFGELFREKFTADLESNLDGIEKKETNFLSVLNELWRTLQAQIAKSKSSAFSVRKDWIDVRERKKETGWGICPLCKEGVLQKKQTFKKKEFYQCNRFPDCEYVSYELVPHS; encoded by the coding sequence GTGTCCGTTCTCCTCATCGTAGAATCTCCGTCCAAAGCAAAGACCATAGCGGGTTATTTGGGAAAGAATTATAAGATCCTCGCAACTCTTGGACATATCGCGGATCTTCCCAAATCGACGCTCGGGGTCGATCTGCAAAATCAATTTGAGCCGGAGTATGTCGTTCTTCCGGGAAAAAAAAAGGTTCTTTCCGAAATCATAAAAGCCGCAAAAGAATCCGAGAAGGTTTTCCTCGCCACGGATCCGGATCGAGAAGGTGAATTTATCAGCGCCTATATCCGGGATCGGCTTCGAAAAAAAACGAATGTCTTCCGGATCCGATTCACTGAGATCACTCAACATTCTATCTTAAACGCTTTGGGAAATCCGGAAAAAATCCGTGAATCTTTGGTTCAAGCGCAAAAAGCGCGCAGGATCGGAGATCGTCTGATCGGCTACTTTATCAGTCCCGTTCTCTGGAAGGAGATCGGACCCGGACTTTCCGCGGGAAGGGTACAGAGCGTCGCATTAAAATGGATCTGTGACCGGGAGGAGGAGATTCGGAAATTTGTTTCCGAAATATATTACGATATTATAATTTATATTTTAGATCGAGAGGGTGTGGAAGGAATTTTTCATAGAACTGGGGATCGGATTCCCTCCAAAGAAAAGGCGGATACGATTCTGGCTCAGATTCAAAAAGAGAAAAATCTGAAAATTTTTGATAAAAAAGAATCCAGCGGAAAAAACTTTCCGCCGGCCCCCTTTCAAACCGCGAGTCTTCAACAGGAAGCGTTTCGTCGATTTCAGTTTTCGTCTAAAAAAACGATGAGTATCGCTCAAAAACTCTACGAAGGATTGGATCTTGGAAACGGAAAACGAGAAGGGCTCATCACGTATATGAGAACGGATTCCACACGTCTGAATTCCGATTTCGTATCTCAGGCTTTTTCTTGGATATCCACCAATCTGGGAGAAAACTTTCGCACGGGATCTTCCGGAAAACAAAAAAAACCCAGTCGAAAGATTCAGGACGCACACGAGGCGATTCGAATCACGAATGTTTTTCTCGAACCGACGGAAGTGAAAAAGATTTTAAACAAAGAAGAGGGGCAGCTTTATGAGTTGATTTGGAAACGTACGATCGCTTCACTTCTTCCTCCCGAGGAGTTTCTCAAAACCGAATATTCCATTTTTTCTTTTGGAGAAACGTTTCAACTCGAAACCAAAAAAACTCTATTTTCCGGTTTTAAAATATTAAACGAAATCGAATCCAAGCTAATTCCGGTTTGGGAAAAGGGGGAATCGGTTCTTCTTCAAAATGCGGAATCTATTACAAAACAAACAGAACCTCCGCCCCGATTTGCGGATGGTTCTCTGGTCGCAAAATTGGAAAAGGAGGGAATCGGAAGACCTTCCACATATGCAACGGTTTCGGATACTCTAATCAAACGAAAGTATATTGTGCAGGACAAGAAATTCTTTTCCCCGCTTCCGCTGGGAGAGAAAGTCAATTTTTTTCTGCAATCCGGTTTTGGAGAATTGTTCCGTGAAAAATTTACGGCAGATCTGGAATCGAATTTGGATGGAATCGAAAAGAAGGAAACGAATTTTCTGAGCGTTTTAAATGAGCTCTGGAGAACGCTTCAAGCGCAGATCGCAAAAAGCAAGTCTTCCGCTTTTTCCGTGCGTAAGGATTGGATCGACGTTCGAGAAAGAAAAAAAGAAACCGGCTGGGGAATTTGTCCTCTTTGTAAAGAAGGTGTTTTGCAGAAAAAGCAAACCTTCAAAAAGAAAGAATTCTATCAATGCAATCGATTTCCGGACTGCGAATATGTCAGTTACGAGTTAGTTCCACATTCCTAA
- a CDS encoding SRPBCC family protein produces the protein MQKPFKVKNISVSIFIPYPIVYEYISEPKNFPEWASGLCKSIEQGTGQEWVLETPQGKLKAVFTPKNEYGILDHTVLFDNGQKVENPMRVIRNGEGCEILFTLFQTPDMSLEKFEEDANWVQKDLNELKTLVEKKFG, from the coding sequence ATGCAAAAACCTTTCAAAGTCAAAAATATCAGCGTTTCGATTTTCATCCCGTATCCAATCGTTTACGAATATATCTCCGAGCCAAAAAACTTTCCCGAATGGGCATCGGGTCTTTGTAAGTCCATTGAACAGGGAACCGGTCAAGAATGGGTTTTGGAAACTCCCCAAGGAAAACTCAAAGCCGTCTTTACGCCCAAAAATGAATATGGAATTTTAGATCATACGGTTCTATTCGATAATGGACAAAAGGTGGAGAATCCCATGCGGGTGATTCGTAACGGCGAGGGGTGCGAGATTTTGTTCACATTGTTTCAAACCCCGGATATGTCCCTGGAAAAATTTGAAGAGGATGCAAATTGGGTTCAAAAAGATCTGAACGAATTAAAAACACTGGTGGAAAAAAAATTTGGCTAA
- a CDS encoding ABC transporter ATP-binding protein, producing MNPDPLLSVEKISYRPTGKTILDSISFKILENEHCVLLGRNGAGKSTLVNLIYGMIWATSGTIRLFQETYGETAIQELRKRIGIVDSSQQDQSLQKKLTVWDVILTGLFHTIGYYRDPNPEEESKAERILTDANLLSKKDQFYTTLSSGEKKKILFLRSLVSEPDLLILDEPCSSFDFSAREDFLEFLKAYHSKRNFTSLYITHRLEEIPEFYTSAVLLKEGKVLTAGPIEESFTQIHLENLYDLKLQVQKINGTWSVIPIRK from the coding sequence TTGAATCCGGATCCTTTGTTGTCCGTCGAGAAGATAAGTTATCGTCCCACGGGAAAAACCATCTTAGATTCCATCAGTTTTAAAATCTTAGAAAACGAACACTGCGTCCTGCTCGGAAGAAACGGAGCCGGAAAAAGCACGCTTGTAAATTTGATTTATGGAATGATTTGGGCGACTTCGGGAACAATCCGACTTTTCCAAGAAACCTATGGAGAAACCGCGATCCAAGAACTCCGCAAACGAATCGGAATCGTCGACTCCTCCCAACAGGATCAATCCCTGCAAAAAAAACTGACAGTATGGGACGTAATCTTGACCGGTCTTTTTCACACGATCGGATACTACCGAGACCCGAACCCGGAAGAAGAATCCAAAGCCGAGCGGATTTTAACCGATGCCAATCTGTTATCCAAAAAAGATCAATTTTATACGACACTTTCCTCCGGAGAAAAAAAGAAGATTCTATTTTTGCGAAGTCTTGTGAGCGAACCCGATCTTCTCATCCTCGATGAGCCCTGCTCTTCCTTCGATTTTTCCGCAAGAGAGGATTTTTTGGAATTTTTAAAAGCATATCATTCCAAACGAAATTTTACTTCCCTATACATCACGCATCGACTCGAAGAAATCCCAGAGTTTTACACGAGCGCGGTTTTACTCAAGGAAGGAAAAGTTTTAACCGCAGGTCCGATCGAAGAATCGTTTACACAAATTCATTTGGAAAATCTATACGATCTAAAACTGCAAGTCCAAAAAATCAACGGAACCTGGTCCGTGATTCCAATCCGTAAATAA
- a CDS encoding HDOD domain-containing protein produces MLNIPELTENLLDGKDIDIEYKFVTEEDHQQLYNLLLNILGKIDRLFLTEVISTILKEILMNANKANAKRIFFLKKSLDINNADHYAKGMRTFQQEITHHWDDQREILINSSFQIHLRAKIINNSLAILVENDAPLIPQELERIKKRIESAKKYNDLSDAFMDISDSQESAGLGLVLIQLLLKNSGIGSDKFKVDSDGKLTRATLVVPQQIVPIDITTKLKERILAEIEGLPPLPNTLTRIISLCNNPDSDLGIIAQEIEKNPALSVDLLKLSNSAGFASRNKVNTIVQAVKVVGLKNVRNLLYVSGVRKIMDGRYAKLQEVWNHSNMCSFFIRHIAGRGGMTRVADIAAAGALLHDLGKFILLSLDQKLFIKLSNYQKDRDFGSSTILEEISIGISHPTLGGLLAKKWDFPPDLVQMIEFHHRPFMSIGSVYHDLVELVYIANMMVDCIDKKASFFTIDETILHKYDLTDKKTFEETCEKLRKLYDIARMEN; encoded by the coding sequence ATGCTAAACATTCCAGAACTCACAGAGAATCTACTCGACGGAAAGGACATCGATATCGAATATAAGTTCGTTACCGAAGAGGACCATCAACAACTCTATAATTTATTGCTTAATATCCTCGGAAAGATAGATAGGCTTTTTTTGACGGAAGTCATATCCACAATTCTCAAAGAAATTCTTATGAACGCGAACAAAGCGAACGCAAAAAGAATTTTCTTTCTTAAAAAAAGTTTGGATATAAACAACGCGGATCATTACGCAAAGGGGATGAGAACCTTTCAGCAGGAAATCACGCATCACTGGGATGATCAAAGGGAAATCCTGATCAATAGCAGTTTTCAAATTCATTTAAGAGCAAAGATCATCAATAACAGTCTTGCAATTCTTGTGGAAAACGACGCTCCTTTGATTCCCCAAGAATTGGAACGTATCAAAAAAAGAATCGAGTCCGCAAAAAAATACAACGATCTCTCCGACGCGTTTATGGATATATCGGATTCCCAGGAAAGTGCGGGACTTGGTTTGGTACTCATTCAACTGCTCTTGAAAAACTCTGGGATCGGTTCCGATAAATTCAAAGTGGATTCGGACGGTAAACTCACACGCGCAACTCTCGTCGTTCCGCAGCAGATCGTACCGATCGATATCACAACCAAACTCAAAGAAAGAATTTTAGCCGAGATCGAAGGACTCCCTCCACTGCCGAATACTCTCACAAGAATCATCTCTCTTTGTAACAATCCTGATTCCGATTTGGGAATCATCGCACAAGAAATCGAAAAAAATCCGGCGCTCAGCGTCGATCTTCTCAAACTTTCCAATTCTGCGGGGTTTGCGAGTAGAAACAAAGTGAATACAATCGTCCAGGCCGTAAAAGTAGTGGGATTAAAAAACGTTCGAAATCTACTCTACGTTTCCGGAGTCAGAAAAATCATGGATGGACGTTATGCGAAACTGCAAGAGGTATGGAACCATTCCAATATGTGCAGTTTTTTTATTCGTCATATCGCGGGCAGAGGAGGAATGACAAGGGTCGCGGATATCGCTGCCGCGGGAGCTCTATTGCACGACCTCGGAAAATTCATTCTTCTTTCTCTGGATCAAAAACTTTTTATCAAACTGTCCAACTATCAAAAAGACAGAGACTTCGGAAGCTCAACAATTTTAGAAGAAATTTCGATCGGAATTTCGCATCCTACCCTAGGGGGATTGCTCGCAAAAAAATGGGACTTTCCACCCGATCTCGTCCAGATGATAGAATTTCATCACAGACCGTTTATGAGTATCGGAAGCGTTTATCACGATCTCGTCGAACTAGTTTATATCGCTAACATGATGGTCGATTGTATAGACAAGAAGGCTTCCTTTTTCACGATAGACGAAACTATACTTCATAAATACGATCTTACGGATAAAAAGACGTTTGAAGAAACTTGTGAAAAACTCAGAAAGTTATATGACATCGCAAGAATGGAGAATTAA
- the panD gene encoding aspartate 1-decarboxylase — protein sequence MKSKIHRATVTDADLNYEGSLTVDMDLVDAAGMRVYEKVSVVNVNNGARFETYIIEGKRGSGDICLNGAAARLGMKGDKIIILTYAQVEEKELPANYSPKIVHVDENNRKR from the coding sequence ATGAAAAGTAAAATCCACCGAGCGACGGTAACGGACGCAGACCTCAACTACGAGGGAAGCCTGACTGTGGATATGGATCTCGTGGACGCGGCAGGAATGCGTGTCTATGAGAAGGTTTCCGTGGTCAATGTAAACAACGGAGCCCGCTTTGAAACCTATATCATTGAAGGAAAACGGGGATCCGGAGATATTTGCCTAAACGGAGCGGCTGCTAGGCTCGGAATGAAGGGCGATAAAATCATCATCCTCACTTACGCCCAAGTGGAAGAGAAAGAACTTCCCGCAAATTACAGCCCCAAAATAGTTCACGTTGACGAAAATAACCGAAAACGGTAA
- a CDS encoding type II toxin-antitoxin system antitoxin SocA domain-containing protein gives MEKLLEVISFILQKSLNGRDRLSLSKLIYYSDGLFFQKNAKLITNQTYIHLEDSPCPLDFQAALLHLRKSGLIDIQPRLTEKGISGFQIVWTGEPGEEAVDLNRQEKRIIRKILENFKNAVYDENRVYPNLYENYIISPLFAEIPFSMDTLNTKIHFFKRKTLLNISGKIFKVLFSE, from the coding sequence ATGGAAAAACTCTTAGAAGTCATCTCTTTTATCCTCCAGAAATCCCTGAACGGGAGAGACAGACTGTCTCTTTCCAAACTCATCTATTATTCGGACGGACTTTTCTTTCAGAAAAACGCAAAACTCATCACCAACCAGACTTACATTCATTTGGAAGATTCCCCTTGCCCTCTGGATTTTCAGGCGGCGTTGCTTCATTTGAGAAAAAGCGGTCTAATAGATATCCAACCCAGACTGACTGAAAAAGGAATCTCCGGATTCCAAATCGTTTGGACGGGCGAGCCGGGGGAAGAAGCGGTGGATTTAAATCGTCAGGAGAAACGGATCATTCGTAAAATTTTGGAAAATTTTAAGAATGCGGTTTATGATGAGAATCGAGTTTATCCCAATCTTTATGAAAACTATATCATTTCTCCGCTTTTTGCGGAAATTCCGTTTAGCATGGATACGCTCAATACCAAAATTCACTTTTTTAAGCGGAAAACGCTTTTAAATATCTCGGGTAAAATTTTTAAGGTACTATTTAGTGAATAA
- the lipB gene encoding lipoyl(octanoyl) transferase LipB, whose protein sequence is MIELKGEFPYLRYVKMQEKFRRFRKECVLFLEHGPTITGGINYNLENLLFGEEFLDNQGISLHWIQRGGDFTAHEPGQLVIYPHIDLKKRNLSIRSYLENFLQILADSARKTWGLDLVSNSDAPGLYLRSDPSKKICSIGVNFKSFFTSYGIAFNIDNDFKAFRCIHPCGRNWMDMTNIVALGLDGSVGKKNEFVLSIREGLNFFLKTPQNVLSP, encoded by the coding sequence ATGATCGAACTGAAAGGAGAATTTCCATACCTTCGTTATGTGAAAATGCAGGAAAAATTTCGCCGATTCCGAAAAGAATGTGTTCTGTTTTTGGAACACGGTCCCACGATCACCGGCGGAATCAATTATAATCTAGAGAATCTTCTTTTCGGGGAAGAATTTCTAGACAATCAGGGGATTTCTCTTCACTGGATCCAGAGAGGAGGGGATTTTACCGCTCATGAACCCGGTCAGCTTGTCATTTATCCTCACATCGATCTGAAAAAGAGAAATCTTTCGATTCGTTCTTATTTGGAAAATTTTTTACAAATCCTTGCAGATTCAGCTCGTAAGACCTGGGGCTTGGATCTGGTTTCAAATTCGGACGCTCCGGGTTTGTATCTGAGGTCCGATCCTTCCAAAAAAATCTGTTCGATCGGTGTGAACTTTAAATCTTTTTTTACGAGTTACGGAATCGCTTTCAATATCGACAACGACTTTAAGGCGTTTCGGTGTATTCATCCCTGTGGAAGAAATTGGATGGATATGACAAACATCGTCGCACTCGGGTTGGACGGAAGCGTCGGCAAGAAAAACGAATTTGTACTCTCCATTCGGGAAGGTCTGAATTTTTTTCTAAAAACTCCGCAAAACGTCCTTTCTCCCTGA
- a CDS encoding STAS domain-containing protein, producing MEIRSRLSGNILKLKLKGRLDASSAEDFYSFLKLKWEEGIRKFLFSCEELEYLEAEGISVLARFENFLKNRGASSAYCAFNEECKTLLSFLGFGKTISFFEDTTRAEEYLSLIQIQDRRSGEVHRSSSVLKIKRNEPVQFYSSRSQKHVGSGGSHGVYIPEIQTVPENESPNSSSGEQPDLLNQSEGEVLLQEERSLSDVSISEKIGPAKSDSDYSAKDVLETAIQAEKIYPKRIIYCGSCNTRVRVSKPGRYQCPACQIQFDLNTMGGVRYLEKLLGSL from the coding sequence GTGGAAATCCGATCCAGACTTTCCGGGAATATTCTCAAACTCAAGCTTAAGGGCAGACTCGACGCTTCAAGCGCGGAGGATTTTTATTCTTTTCTCAAATTGAAATGGGAAGAAGGGATTCGAAAATTTTTATTTTCCTGCGAGGAACTTGAATATCTCGAAGCGGAAGGAATCAGCGTTCTTGCGCGGTTCGAGAATTTTTTAAAAAACAGGGGGGCTTCGTCCGCTTATTGCGCCTTTAACGAAGAATGCAAAACTCTTTTGAGTTTTCTCGGATTTGGAAAGACAATTTCCTTTTTTGAGGATACAACCAGAGCGGAAGAATATCTTTCCCTGATTCAGATTCAAGATCGAAGAAGTGGGGAAGTTCATCGTTCTTCTTCCGTGTTAAAAATCAAAAGAAACGAACCGGTCCAGTTTTATTCTTCCAGATCTCAAAAGCATGTCGGATCCGGCGGCTCTCACGGAGTGTATATCCCTGAGATTCAAACGGTTCCTGAAAACGAGTCCCCGAATTCTTCAAGCGGAGAGCAACCGGATCTTTTGAATCAAAGCGAAGGTGAGGTATTGTTACAAGAGGAGAGATCTCTTTCCGATGTGTCGATATCGGAAAAGATCGGCCCTGCAAAATCCGATTCGGATTATTCCGCAAAGGATGTTTTGGAAACGGCGATTCAGGCCGAAAAGATTTACCCCAAACGGATCATTTATTGCGGTTCTTGCAATACGAGAGTTCGTGTGTCCAAACCGGGAAGATATCAGTGTCCGGCGTGTCAGATTCAGTTTGACCTGAATACCATGGGTGGAGTTCGATACCTAGAAAAACTTCTAGGAAGCCTTTAG